A window of Emcibacter sp. SYSU 3D8 genomic DNA:
TAGTTGCCGGAAACATGCACGCTGACGATGGTTCCGGCGGTACGTGCCTGTAGCAGAACGTCGTTGCCTTCCGGTACGCCGACGGTGGCTGGCGCCTCGATTGAAAATCCGAACCGCTGACGCGAGGCCTTGGCCGTGCGTAGCCCCAGGTTCTGCGCCATTGCAGGGTCTATCTTGACACCGGCAGCGGCTTCTTCGTCTGCGTAGACTGGTACCAGGTCCATGTCCATAAACGGCGACTTGCCCGGTTTGTCGAAGCGCTGGCCCGGCACCATCGGATCATGCCAGTAAAGAACCTGCTTGCTGCTCTCGCTGCCGGCCTTGCCAGATGACACCGATAATGGGGGAGCGCCGTATGGCGCTGTACGATGACCGATCCAGTAGCCGAAGCCCGCTGCGGCGAGAACGCCCGCCCCGGTAACCAGAACCTGAAGTGTCCTGCGGTTCATTGGCTTGCCTCATTCGTCCGGAATAAAGATCGCGTGCGGTCGGCATCAAGCAGCATCAGGCTGACCCAGGCGCGACCGAGATCACCCAGCAGCGCCAGCCGTTCCCGCCCGACGTCAATCTGGTTGCGATCAGCCTGGATGGCGTCATCGAGACTACCGGTTCCCGCACCATAGCGAGCAGCTGCTAGATCGGCCTGTTGCCTGGCCAACGGCACCAGTGCGTCGTCAAAGCGCCGCAACCGGTCTGTCGCCGACTGCCATGTCGCCCACATGCCGCGGATCTCGGCCAAAGCCTTGCGGCGCGCAGCCTCGACCTTCGCCGCGGCAGCTATCTCACGCGAGTGGGTTGCCTCCACCACTCGATCCTGCCTCGCGGCCCGGTTGATGGGCAGCGGCACGGAGAACATCAGCGAGACCATCTGCGATCTGTCACCATCCCGTTGGCCGAAACCGAGTTTAGCCGTCCAGTCGGGATGCCGCTCCGCCCGCATGACCGCGGTATCGGCTTGGGCGGCGCGCAATGCCGCAGCCGCAGCCAGAACGGCGGCGTGTGACTGAACCAAGACCTCAAGCTGAGCGGGATCGGCTGGCGCCATTGTGAAATCTGGCAAGGTGCCGCTGGGTTCCGGGTCAGCCACAAGCGTCCACCGGAAAAGCGCTGCTTTCAGGGAGCCAATCCTGGCATCCAACTCGGCGTGTTCGTTGTCATGTTCCAATAATGCCTGACGGGCGGCAATGGCATCTCCGGCGGGCATGGTAGAGGAAGCAACACTCGCCTCCGCACCGGCGATGAGAGTGGTCAGCAGGTGCCTATCCTGATCCAGCAGGTGCTCTTCGTGCTTGGCCAGCAAGAGCGCGAACCAGTTCGTGGCCACCTCCTGAAGTATCCCCAGTTGATCTGCGTCCGCCTGCGCCATGTTGACGGCGCCTCGAAGCTGCGCCCGTTCGGCGCGGGCCGCGCGCTTTGACCGGCCGACCCACTGCTGCGACAGCCCAATGGTCTTCATTGTCATGTCAGCGCGGTTGAAATTGAATCGGTCAGCGCCTGTGAATGGCAGGTTCTGAATGCCGGCCGACAATACCGGGTCTGGTAGCTGTTGGGCCGCCTTGGCGTCTTCGCTGGATGCCGCGACCTCGGCACGCCCCGCCACCAGACCCTGACTTTCCTGATCGGCTAACCTCAGCGCCTGCGACAGACTCAAGGGTGCCGCTCGCGCCTGCCCCCCCACAGCCCAGACAAACGCCAACAGAACAAGCGTGGCGATTCCGCACGAGGCGGGCCATTCCCTTCGCGTCATGGTTTCCTCCAAGACATGAGCAGAAGGCACCCGGCTTTGTCCGGGTGCCTTGCGCCTTTGTGTTACTTCGCCTCGAGGATGACCTGACCGCGAACGGGGGCAGCTTCACCAGGAATTTGCGCCTCGATGGTGACCGCCCAGCGCCCTGGCATGGAAAGGGTGGTCGAGAACGCGTACCGGGATGGGTCAGCCGAGCCGGCGGGCACAATCTTACCCGTCATTTCCGCCATTCCGTCAGGCCCCATGTCGACCCGCGTCGCCGACACCTTTGCGCCGGTCACCGGGCGCATGTCTGGCCCCATGATCTGAACCGTGAACGTGGCGGGGGCTCCGGCCTTCACGGCCATAGGCTGGGCGGTGAAGTGGTAGACAGCCTTCGTGGCGGCATCCTGCCCGGCAGCTGCGGTGGTGATGGCGCCAAACAGCGCGACCAGGACGAGCGCGCCCTGTATCAAGATACGAGACATGGTGATCCTCTTGCTTTGAACGATGGTCATGGAACCGGCGGCGCACTTGGCCGCCGACGAACATCGTTCAGGCGCTGGGAGGATGGGTTGGGGGTTTTGGTGTCACGTCGGTCCAGGCCGATGGCCGAAACACGGCTTCGCTGCGCTGGAGCTCGTGATCAGCATCGCTGACGGAGATCACCACGACCGCCGAACTGCACTTGTTGAAGCAGGTCATATCCGATGCGCAACAGTCCGGCTTATTGCCGTGGCTGGATTTGACGGGTGACTGGTGGCAGGGCGAGTGACCCGCGTCAGCATTCATAATGCCGCCCTTAGACGACATATCCCGCCAACTGTCCGCATGCGCCGCAACAGATGATTGCACACTGGCTACCGCGAAGAGCAGTCCTGTCAAAAGCAGCAACCATCGCGCATATTTTAGACGGCACATCACACACTCAATATCGCATCGCGCCGCCAATGATGGCAAGCCGCTCAGTGTACGCCTTAAGCCGTCTAGGAGAAGTCAGTCGTTATCCCTACAGAACCTCAATAGATTGCCCCGGGAACGGATCGCCCCCCCGCCACGCCACCGTCGATGTTAACCGGGTACGTGGCGCGGGATATTTACTCCGATGTACGGATCCATCATTCAGCACGACCCTTGAGGAGGCGGCTGGCCTCCCGGTGGGAGGAGGAGCTTGAGTTTCCCACATACGCTTCCAATATCCGGCCACCTCGGGCCTAGCTCGGTATGGAGACACCAGTTAAGTCAGTTGCCGCTACGGGCGCTTCCTGGGAACCGGAATGATCATGCGTACCCGCGTGCGGTATTGCACGTAATCTTCCCCCAGCCCCGCGACCAGGTCACGCTCCTCGAAATGCAGCGCGACCAGGATGTAGAGGGTCGTCACCACCGCGAACAGCAGGTGGCCCAGCGTCATCGAAGGTGTTGCCCAGAACGCGATGATGAACCCGAGCATGATGGGATGGCGCACTATCCGATAAAAGGCCACCATCTTGAACGCCATCGAGGGTGCCTTCCGCCCGCGCATATTGTGGAGCACCTGTTTCAGGCCGAACAGCTCGAAATGGTCGATCATGAAGGTCGACAACAGCACGATGACCCAGCCCGCGAAGAACAGCCCCACCAGCAGATCGTGGGCAAGGGCATTGTCGACGATCCAGATCGGTTGTGTCAGAGGCCGCCAGAGCCAGAACAGTAGGATCAGTGCCAGGCTCGATAACAGCACGTATGTGCTGCGCTCGATCGACTGAGGCACGATCCTGGTCCAGGCGGTCTTGAAGCCGGGGCGAGCCATGACGCTGTGCTGCACGGCGAAGACGCCGAGCAGTAGCAAGTCGATGGCGATCGACGGAACGATCGCCCCCATCACGCCGGAGTCGATCGTCTTCGGCACCAGACCGTCTATCCGGTAGTTGCCGACAAAGGCGATGGAATACAGGAACGTCACGAAAAACAGGGCGTAGCAGGCGATGCCGTAAACAAGTGCGAGAATTCTACCCATGGTGTCCTCCTCTGGCTTGGCCATGTTGAGCGATCCCGTCCCCGGCAGGGCGACGGCTGTTCGAAGAATCTCCTCGCCGCGCGTATCTACGCTACCGGCAGCCCGGCGGCCCTCCATTCGGGATAGCCATCCTCAAGCCGGCGGGCCTGGAACCCGCTGCTGCGCAACAGGGCGACAGCCTCGAAGGCGAACACGCAATAGGGGCCGCGGCAGTAGGCGACGACCTCCTGGCCTTTCGGGAGCTCGCGCAGGCGCGCGGCCAACTGGCGTAGCGGGATGTTGATGGAACCCGGCAAATGCCCAGCGTCGAATTCGTCCTCCGGCCGCACGTCGAGAACCGTTACCAGGTCATCCTTCATCCGTCGGGTGAGTTCGTCGCGGGAGACAGGCTCCATGGCGTCGTGTTCACGGAAGTAGCCGCCGATGGCCTCGCGCACTGCCGCCAGATTGAGTTCGGCGACGCGGCGTAGCGCGCCAAGAAGCTCAATGACCTTCGTGTCGTTGACCCGGTAGAGAATGCGCTTGCCGTCCCGCCGCGAGGCGAGCAGACCCGCCTGGCGCATGAACCGAAGGTGCTGGGATGCGTTTGCGACCGACAAGCCTGCCCGTTCCGCCAACGCTTCGACGCTCTTCTCGCCCTGGGCAAGAAGCTCGAGGATTTCGACCCGGTGCACATGCCCGAGCCCCTTCGCCACCTCGGCGACTCCGGTCAGCACGGTTTTCTTCGCGTTGTGGATTGACATCCGAGACTGCCTCAACAAACATTCAACTCATTAATTGAATGATTCTGGGCGCCGTTGTCAAGCCTGCGTCGGCATGGCCTTCGGTGTCCATTCCCAACCCCAGCCAGTCGGTAATGCCATGATCCTGCGCCAATACCTGCATAGCGACCCCGTCGGCCTGTCCTATCTGTTCGGTTGCGGCGGCAAGGCCGCTGGAGCCGTCGTCGATCCATTCGGCGACGTGGGGCGGTATATTCGCGCCGCCGAAGAAACTGGCATGCGGATCCTTTATGTCATCGACACCCACATTCACGCCGACCACGCCTCGGTTGGCAGGGAACTGGCCCGGGCCGCAGGCGGAGAGTACGTATTGCACGCTCGCGCCGAAGCGGCGCCCCCGTTCAGCGGCGTCGATGACGGCGACGTGCTCGAGCTGGGCAACGTCTCCGTGAAGGTGCTGCACACGCCGGGCCATACCCCGGAGCATGTTTCCCTGCTCGTTACCGACCGCACGCGAGCCGACGAGCCCTGGCTGGTGTTCACCGGGCATACGCTGATGGTCGGCGACGTCGGCAGAACCGAGCTCGCGACCAGCGCCGAAGACGGTGCCCGCACACTGTTCCGCAGCCTGGAGGGGCTGAGGAAACTGCCCGACTATGTCGAGGTGCTGCCCGGCGCCTATTCCGGCTCGGTCTGCGGCCGCCGCCTGAGTGGCAAGACCACATCGACGATCGGCTTCGAACGCCGGTACAACGCCGCGTTCAAGGTCGGCGACGAGAGCGCCTTCCTCAATCTGATGACCAGCGACATTCCGCCACCGCCCGAGCACGCCGCCGAGCTGCGCGCCCGCAATGCCGGCCTCGTGGTGGTTTGACAAGGCCGACGGCAGCTCCACTCGCATTATCCAGACCAAGGCCACCGAGATGAAAGTGCTGTTCATCCTGAACGATCCTCCCTACGGCACGGAGCGCTGCTACAACGGTGTCCGACTGGCGAACGCGATGGTGCGCAAAGATCCGGCTGCGGAGATCACAGTCTTCCTGATGGCCGATGCCGTCGGGTGCGCCCGGAAGGGCCAGAAGACGCCAGAAGGATACTACAACCTCGAACACATGCTGACGCGGTTCACGACCGGCGAGCATACGCTGTTGCTCTGCGGCATGTGTATGGATGCGCGCGGCCTCGCTATCGACGACGTCATTGCTGGCGCGCGGCGAAGTTCGATGGAGGAACTCGCTGCCGCCACCCTGGAAGCCGACAAGGTGCTGGTGTTCTGAAGCCATTAGGAGACTTCCGGCGACAGGGTCGACCTCCACCCGGTAGCAAGATGACGAAGAGACATTCCCTATGATGGCACACGCACCCGGCGCGCCCGGCGGCATCCGGCTCGGGCTGCGGGAGAACTGGCGCCAGTTCTCCCTTCTCGTTCTGGTCAACGCCTTTGTCGGCGGCATGGTTGGCCTTGAGCGTACCGTCGTTCCCCTGATCGGCGCGCAGGAGTTCGGGATCGATTCCACCACGGTCATCGTCTCGTTCATCGTCAGCTTCGGGCTCGTCAAGGCGTTCGCCAACCTGGTCTCGGGCCACTTCGCCGACATCTACGGCCGCAAGCATATGCTCGTCCTCGGCTGGCTGGTCGGGCTTCCCGTGCCGTTCATGATCGCGTGGGCACCGAACTGGGGCTGGGTGATCGCCGCCAACGCGCTGCTCGGCGTCAGTCAGGGCTGTGCGTGGTCGATGACGGTGATCATGAAGGTGGATCTGGTCGGCCCCAAGTCGCGCGGGCTGGCGGTGGGCCTGAACGAATTCGCCGGTTATCTCTCCGTCGGTGTCACCGCCTTCCTGACCGGCTATCTCGCGCAGCGCTATGGCCTCAGGCCGGAGCCGTTCTACCTGGGCATCGGCTACGCGGTGCTGGGGCTGCTGCTGTCGGTGCTGCTGGTTCGCGACACCCGGGATCACGTCGGGCTGGAGATCGCGAACCACGCCCGGGAAGCTTCACCGATCGGGTTCCGGGAGGTGTTCCGGCGCGCGTCATACGGCGACCGCAATCTGTTCGCGGCCTCACAGGCCGGGCTGGTGAACAACCTGAACGACGGCATGAGCTGGGGCATCTTCCCGCTGTTCTTCACGTCGTTCGGCTTGGGCGTCGAACGCATCGGCATCCTGAAGGCGATCTACCCAGTGGTGTGGGGCGTCCTCCAGACCGTGACCGGCCCCTTGAGCGACCGCTGGGGGCGCAAGGGGCTGATCGTCGCCGGCATGTGGGTTCAAGCAATCGGGCTGCTTATGACTGCGTTGACGCAGAGCTTCGCCTGGTGGTTTGGCGCCAGCGTCCTGCTCGGCCTGGGCACCGCGATGGTCTATCCGACACTGATAGCCTCGGTCTCCGACGCCTCGCATCCTTCATGGCGGGCGCGCTCACTAAGCGTCTACCGCTTCTGGCGCGACCTCGGCTACGCCGT
This region includes:
- a CDS encoding MFS transporter is translated as MMAHAPGAPGGIRLGLRENWRQFSLLVLVNAFVGGMVGLERTVVPLIGAQEFGIDSTTVIVSFIVSFGLVKAFANLVSGHFADIYGRKHMLVLGWLVGLPVPFMIAWAPNWGWVIAANALLGVSQGCAWSMTVIMKVDLVGPKSRGLAVGLNEFAGYLSVGVTAFLTGYLAQRYGLRPEPFYLGIGYAVLGLLLSVLLVRDTRDHVGLEIANHAREASPIGFREVFRRASYGDRNLFAASQAGLVNNLNDGMSWGIFPLFFTSFGLGVERIGILKAIYPVVWGVLQTVTGPLSDRWGRKGLIVAGMWVQAIGLLMTALTQSFAWWFGASVLLGLGTAMVYPTLIASVSDASHPSWRARSLSVYRFWRDLGYAVGALVAGIITDLFGAAWAIGATGGLTFVSGVVVAVAMVEPKSQGSKQP
- a CDS encoding metalloregulator ArsR/SmtB family transcription factor; translated protein: MSIHNAKKTVLTGVAEVAKGLGHVHRVEILELLAQGEKSVEALAERAGLSVANASQHLRFMRQAGLLASRRDGKRILYRVNDTKVIELLGALRRVAELNLAAVREAIGGYFREHDAMEPVSRDELTRRMKDDLVTVLDVRPEDEFDAGHLPGSINIPLRQLAARLRELPKGQEVVAYCRGPYCVFAFEAVALLRSSGFQARRLEDGYPEWRAAGLPVA
- a CDS encoding TolC family protein, with the translated sequence MTRREWPASCGIATLVLLAFVWAVGGQARAAPLSLSQALRLADQESQGLVAGRAEVAASSEDAKAAQQLPDPVLSAGIQNLPFTGADRFNFNRADMTMKTIGLSQQWVGRSKRAARAERAQLRGAVNMAQADADQLGILQEVATNWFALLLAKHEEHLLDQDRHLLTTLIAGAEASVASSTMPAGDAIAARQALLEHDNEHAELDARIGSLKAALFRWTLVADPEPSGTLPDFTMAPADPAQLEVLVQSHAAVLAAAAALRAAQADTAVMRAERHPDWTAKLGFGQRDGDRSQMVSLMFSVPLPINRAARQDRVVEATHSREIAAAAKVEAARRKALAEIRGMWATWQSATDRLRRFDDALVPLARQQADLAAARYGAGTGSLDDAIQADRNQIDVGRERLALLGDLGRAWVSLMLLDADRTRSLFRTNEASQ
- a CDS encoding MBL fold metallo-hydrolase, giving the protein MILRQYLHSDPVGLSYLFGCGGKAAGAVVDPFGDVGRYIRAAEETGMRILYVIDTHIHADHASVGRELARAAGGEYVLHARAEAAPPFSGVDDGDVLELGNVSVKVLHTPGHTPEHVSLLVTDRTRADEPWLVFTGHTLMVGDVGRTELATSAEDGARTLFRSLEGLRKLPDYVEVLPGAYSGSVCGRRLSGKTTSTIGFERRYNAAFKVGDESAFLNLMTSDIPPPPEHAAELRARNAGLVVV
- a CDS encoding DsrE family protein; its protein translation is MKVLFILNDPPYGTERCYNGVRLANAMVRKDPAAEITVFLMADAVGCARKGQKTPEGYYNLEHMLTRFTTGEHTLLLCGMCMDARGLAIDDVIAGARRSSMEELAAATLEADKVLVF
- the mddA gene encoding methanethiol S-methyltransferase → MAKPEEDTMGRILALVYGIACYALFFVTFLYSIAFVGNYRIDGLVPKTIDSGVMGAIVPSIAIDLLLLGVFAVQHSVMARPGFKTAWTRIVPQSIERSTYVLLSSLALILLFWLWRPLTQPIWIVDNALAHDLLVGLFFAGWVIVLLSTFMIDHFELFGLKQVLHNMRGRKAPSMAFKMVAFYRIVRHPIMLGFIIAFWATPSMTLGHLLFAVVTTLYILVALHFEERDLVAGLGEDYVQYRTRVRMIIPVPRKRP
- a CDS encoding FixH family protein, yielding MTIVQSKRITMSRILIQGALVLVALFGAITTAAAGQDAATKAVYHFTAQPMAVKAGAPATFTVQIMGPDMRPVTGAKVSATRVDMGPDGMAEMTGKIVPAGSADPSRYAFSTTLSMPGRWAVTIEAQIPGEAAPVRGQVILEAK